In Streptomyces sp. P3, one DNA window encodes the following:
- a CDS encoding N-formylglutamate amidohydrolase, whose protein sequence is MTSAVPSFAFLPGAAGSPVILHVPHSAREIPAEVRAGIVLGDGALERELDHITDAHTERIAEEAARLAGAAPWRFVNRLSRLVVDPERFPDEREEMRAVGMGAVYTRTTHREPLRPEDADPEPLLARYFRPYARAMADAVGERLAAVGRVVVIDVHSYPAAPLPYELHGDGPRPAVCLGTDGFHTPAELAAAARTAFGEIGGTGLDSPFAGTYVPLAYYGKDPRVSALMVEIRRDTYMSEPGGPAGPGLTRLASALAALVDAVTG, encoded by the coding sequence ATGACCTCCGCCGTACCGTCCTTCGCGTTCCTTCCCGGCGCCGCCGGATCGCCGGTGATCCTCCATGTGCCGCACTCGGCGCGGGAGATACCGGCCGAGGTGCGGGCGGGCATCGTGCTGGGCGACGGGGCGCTGGAGCGGGAGCTGGACCACATCACCGACGCGCACACCGAGCGGATCGCCGAGGAGGCGGCCCGGCTGGCGGGGGCGGCCCCCTGGCGGTTCGTGAACCGGCTGTCGCGTCTGGTCGTCGACCCGGAACGGTTCCCGGACGAGCGGGAGGAGATGCGGGCCGTCGGCATGGGCGCCGTCTACACCCGGACCACGCACCGCGAGCCGCTGCGGCCCGAGGACGCCGACCCCGAACCGCTGCTCGCCCGCTATTTCCGGCCGTACGCGCGGGCGATGGCCGACGCCGTCGGCGAACGGCTCGCGGCCGTCGGACGGGTCGTCGTCATCGACGTGCACTCGTACCCCGCCGCGCCGCTCCCCTACGAGCTGCACGGTGACGGGCCTCGGCCGGCGGTGTGCCTGGGCACCGACGGCTTCCACACCCCGGCGGAGCTGGCCGCGGCCGCGCGCACGGCGTTCGGGGAGATCGGCGGCACGGGCCTCGACAGTCCGTTCGCCGGGACGTACGTACCCCTGGCGTACTACGGGAAGGACCCCCGGGTGAGCGCGCTGATGGTGGAGATCCGCCGGGACACGTACATGAGCGAGCCGGGCGGCCCGGCCGGCCCGGGACTCACCCGGCTCGCCTCGGCGCTGGCGGCTCTCGTGGACGCCGTCACCGGCTGA
- a CDS encoding carbohydrate kinase family protein, whose translation MKVVTMGVHVLDVLVRPVQEIPEGQGATLVDDIRMTAAGTAGGTALTLAKLGAEVRTAGAVGSDPTGDMLIQLLKRGGVDTGFLVRRTDTATSASVLPIRPNGDRPSLHLLGANITYGPDDVPWDALAEATHLHLGGPELIGVDAAARILSYAGEHGVVTSVDLLAPGVLGSFEQIEAALPHIDHLLPNEDQVLGFTGESDLLTGARKLLAAGVGVVAVTRGGKGALVVTADGAEPVPAFEVDVVDTTGCGDAFSAGYLRGVSLGRTPGDAAVLGSAAAALVAQGLGSDHGDFDLAAADEFAATHKPRQ comes from the coding sequence ATGAAGGTCGTCACGATGGGCGTGCACGTACTCGACGTACTGGTGCGTCCGGTGCAGGAGATACCCGAGGGCCAGGGCGCGACCCTGGTGGACGACATCCGGATGACGGCCGCCGGAACCGCCGGCGGCACCGCGCTCACCCTCGCCAAACTGGGCGCCGAGGTGCGCACGGCGGGTGCCGTCGGCTCCGACCCGACCGGCGACATGCTGATCCAGCTGCTGAAGCGGGGCGGCGTCGACACCGGGTTCCTGGTCCGCCGCACCGACACCGCCACCTCCGCGAGCGTCCTGCCGATCCGGCCGAACGGGGACCGTCCCTCGCTGCACCTGCTCGGCGCGAACATCACGTACGGCCCCGACGACGTCCCCTGGGACGCCCTCGCCGAGGCGACCCATCTGCACCTCGGTGGCCCGGAGCTGATCGGCGTCGACGCGGCGGCGCGCATCCTGTCGTACGCCGGGGAACACGGCGTCGTGACCTCCGTGGACCTGCTCGCCCCCGGAGTCCTCGGCAGCTTCGAGCAGATCGAGGCGGCCCTGCCGCACATCGACCATCTGCTGCCCAACGAGGACCAGGTGCTCGGCTTCACCGGCGAGAGCGACCTGCTCACGGGCGCCCGGAAGCTGCTGGCCGCCGGCGTGGGCGTCGTCGCCGTCACGCGCGGCGGGAAGGGCGCGCTCGTGGTGACGGCGGACGGCGCGGAGCCGGTGCCCGCCTTCGAGGTCGACGTCGTCGACACCACCGGATGCGGCGACGCGTTCTCGGCGGGCTACCTCAGGGGCGTCAGCCTGGGCCGCACGCCGGGCGACGCCGCCGTCCTCGGCAGCGCCGCCGCCGCACTCGTCGCCCAGGGACTCGGCAGCGACCACGGCGACTTCGACCTCGCCGCCGCCGACGAGTTCGCCGCGACGCACAAACCCCGCCAGTGA
- a CDS encoding S8/S53 family peptidase — MAPQRFHEQFDQIQRSLPDVPLAMGPDDSAEFIYEKGVVLARDGEEAQVVEDAVRTHFTATEGLVPDHVRRAGPQANRSGITRIRVGDPGEGGRAADHAVAGALRALRETEGRAGRRLVSRNHVVSIAVNACPGDEPVPAPRTGPANPGAAGTAYDPARAVGVLVVDTGLTHDYRSYPLLAHTEGDLQVTETDEDGVLRQYVGHGTFIAGLVAAVAPNTDVTVRGTLNDAGAILESEFGERLFDAVEDGWPDILSLSAGTSNGRVDGLLGVAAFMDELRAHHTLLVAAAGNNASAAPFWPAAYAALPEHADAVLSVGALRGDGAFGACFSNHGPWVKAYAPGERLVSAFTGFGAPVPYVYQHSTYEACRYGFSYACTCRSPRHTGVLSEARQAAPGKPDQVMFEGLASWSGTSFATPLAAGLVAAHMTANQLTDPRAAARQLLAGNAEFAEVRGVGVPALLPPTWRPVPVGPA, encoded by the coding sequence ATGGCACCGCAGCGTTTCCACGAGCAGTTCGACCAGATCCAGCGTTCGCTGCCCGACGTCCCGTTGGCGATGGGCCCGGACGACTCCGCCGAGTTCATCTACGAGAAGGGCGTCGTCCTGGCCCGGGACGGCGAGGAGGCCCAGGTCGTCGAGGACGCCGTCCGCACGCACTTCACCGCGACCGAGGGCCTCGTCCCCGACCATGTGCGCCGCGCGGGCCCGCAGGCCAACCGGTCGGGTATCACCCGTATCCGGGTCGGCGACCCGGGCGAGGGCGGCCGCGCCGCCGACCACGCCGTCGCGGGGGCGTTGCGCGCGCTGCGGGAGACGGAGGGCCGGGCGGGCCGCCGACTGGTCAGCCGCAACCACGTGGTGTCGATCGCGGTGAACGCCTGCCCGGGCGACGAGCCGGTGCCCGCGCCGCGCACCGGGCCGGCCAACCCCGGCGCCGCGGGGACGGCGTACGACCCGGCGCGCGCCGTCGGTGTCCTCGTCGTCGACACCGGCCTCACCCACGACTACCGCTCCTACCCGCTGCTGGCGCACACCGAGGGCGACCTCCAGGTCACGGAGACCGACGAGGACGGCGTGCTCCGGCAGTACGTCGGTCACGGCACGTTCATCGCCGGGCTCGTCGCGGCCGTCGCGCCGAACACCGATGTCACCGTGCGCGGCACGCTCAACGACGCGGGCGCGATCCTGGAGTCCGAGTTCGGCGAGAGACTCTTCGACGCCGTCGAGGACGGCTGGCCCGACATCCTCAGCCTCTCCGCGGGCACCTCCAACGGCCGCGTCGACGGTCTGCTCGGCGTCGCCGCGTTCATGGACGAACTCCGTGCGCATCACACCCTGTTGGTCGCGGCCGCCGGCAACAACGCCAGTGCGGCGCCGTTCTGGCCGGCCGCCTACGCCGCCCTGCCCGAACACGCCGACGCGGTCCTGTCGGTGGGCGCGCTGCGCGGCGACGGCGCGTTCGGCGCGTGCTTCAGCAACCACGGCCCCTGGGTGAAGGCGTACGCCCCCGGTGAGCGGCTGGTCAGCGCCTTCACCGGCTTCGGCGCGCCCGTCCCGTACGTCTACCAGCACTCCACCTACGAGGCCTGCCGCTACGGCTTCTCGTACGCCTGCACCTGCCGGTCCCCGCGCCACACCGGGGTGTTGAGCGAGGCGCGGCAGGCCGCCCCGGGCAAGCCGGACCAGGTGATGTTCGAGGGGCTCGCGTCCTGGAGCGGTACGTCCTTCGCGACCCCCTTGGCCGCGGGCCTCGTCGCCGCCCACATGACCGCGAACCAGCTGACCGACCCCCGGGCCGCGGCCCGCCAACTGCTGGCGGGCAACGCCGAGTTCGCCGAGGTGCGGGGCGTCGGCGTGCCGGCCCTGCTGCCGCCCACCTGGCGGCCGGTCCCGGTCGGTCCCGCGTGA
- a CDS encoding serine hydrolase, which yields MTRTRTALLCAAALLASTLQTAVAAAVPDRQDHACTTTRDPRGQAREVLDIVRRAKKELDLEAALVKVTVGGRDLVTTAVGESMTGVPATPAMHFRTGSVGIAFMGTVLLQLVEEGRADLDDPVSRWLPRLPHGDRITLRMLGDSTSGLHDYVTDPVFLRKLYADPWRHWTPKEVVGISLSHPLWYAPGTNWSYSHANFVLLGRALEKISGTPLDRLLSRRVYRPLGLRNTRGGDTAVIPKPVLHAYDDERGTYEESTYWNPSWTTAPGAVITQDVCDLARSGQAVGSGELLSRQSFRTQLNPGTVGLGHPTATCPATVCLPMTEDFHFGLGVVVKNGWVLQNPSFFGYAAVMAYEPHKRLSIAVSTTVGRNAPGGNNSQTITERIAKLLDPRHPLGA from the coding sequence ATGACGCGTACCCGTACGGCGCTGCTGTGCGCCGCCGCCCTCCTCGCCTCGACCCTGCAGACCGCGGTCGCGGCCGCCGTCCCCGATCGCCAGGACCACGCCTGCACCACGACTCGTGACCCGCGGGGTCAGGCACGCGAGGTCCTCGACATCGTCCGCAGGGCCAAGAAGGAGCTCGACCTCGAGGCGGCCCTCGTCAAGGTCACGGTCGGCGGCCGTGACCTGGTCACGACCGCCGTCGGCGAGTCCATGACGGGCGTCCCCGCCACCCCCGCCATGCACTTCCGGACCGGCTCGGTCGGCATCGCCTTCATGGGCACCGTGCTGCTGCAGCTCGTGGAGGAGGGCCGGGCGGACCTCGACGACCCGGTGTCCAGGTGGCTGCCGCGCCTACCGCACGGCGACCGGATCACCCTGCGCATGCTCGGCGACTCCACCTCGGGCCTGCACGACTACGTCACCGACCCGGTCTTCCTCAGGAAGCTCTACGCCGACCCCTGGCGGCACTGGACCCCGAAGGAGGTCGTCGGGATCTCCCTGAGCCACCCCCTGTGGTACGCGCCGGGCACGAACTGGAGCTACTCGCACGCCAACTTCGTCCTCCTCGGCCGCGCCCTGGAGAAGATCTCCGGCACCCCGCTCGACCGCCTGCTGAGCAGGCGCGTCTACCGTCCGCTCGGCCTGCGCAACACCCGCGGCGGCGACACCGCGGTCATCCCGAAGCCGGTGCTGCACGCCTACGACGACGAGCGCGGCACCTACGAGGAGTCCACCTACTGGAACCCGTCCTGGACCACCGCGCCCGGCGCCGTCATCACCCAGGACGTCTGCGACCTCGCCCGCTCCGGACAGGCCGTCGGCTCGGGTGAGCTGCTCTCGCGACAGTCCTTCCGCACCCAGCTGAACCCGGGCACGGTCGGCCTCGGCCACCCGACCGCCACCTGCCCCGCGACGGTCTGCCTGCCCATGACCGAGGACTTCCACTTCGGCCTCGGCGTCGTCGTCAAGAACGGCTGGGTGCTCCAGAACCCGTCCTTCTTCGGCTACGCGGCCGTGATGGCGTACGAGCCGCACAAGCGGCTGTCCATCGCCGTGTCCACGACGGTGGGCCGCAACGCGCCCGGCGGCAACAACTCCCAGACGATCACCGAGCGGATCGCGAAACTGCTGGACCCGCGGCACCCGCTCGGCGCCTGA
- a CDS encoding TetR/AcrR family transcriptional regulator: MVQATAGPDGGVPLRRTPRQARSRARLALMLEAAERILVDEGVEALTTTRVAAEAKVSVGSLYQYLPDRNAIIDALATGYFARLEGVMDDLVRAAARERWDDPVGVLVDTYAEVYRTEHGFRALWFGSGLTERTRAADREHKARMADGVRRVLAALDVAGDDGALARAGHAALLAADALAQEAFRRSPEGDALLLDEAKTMLRAYLTEITTRHAGA; this comes from the coding sequence TTGGTCCAGGCGACCGCGGGTCCCGACGGCGGCGTTCCCCTGCGCCGCACCCCCAGGCAGGCGCGCAGCAGGGCACGTCTGGCGCTGATGCTGGAGGCCGCCGAGCGCATCCTGGTGGACGAGGGCGTCGAGGCGCTCACCACGACCCGGGTGGCGGCGGAGGCGAAGGTGTCGGTCGGCTCGCTGTACCAGTACCTCCCCGACCGCAACGCGATCATCGACGCCCTCGCCACGGGGTACTTCGCCCGGCTGGAGGGCGTCATGGACGACCTGGTCCGGGCCGCGGCGCGGGAACGGTGGGACGACCCGGTGGGCGTCCTGGTCGACACGTACGCCGAGGTGTACCGGACCGAACACGGCTTCCGCGCGCTGTGGTTCGGCAGCGGGCTGACCGAGCGGACCCGGGCCGCCGACCGCGAGCACAAGGCGCGGATGGCCGACGGGGTCCGCCGGGTCCTGGCCGCCCTGGACGTGGCCGGCGACGACGGGGCACTGGCCAGGGCGGGCCACGCCGCGCTACTCGCCGCCGACGCCCTCGCCCAGGAGGCGTTCCGCCGCTCCCCGGAGGGGGACGCGCTCCTGCTCGACGAGGCGAAGACGATGCTGCGCGCCTACCTCACGGAGATCACGACCCGGCACGCCGGGGCATGA
- a CDS encoding DUF5713 family protein, with the protein MAATNEQVAEHAFLKGLYRDGYYPDHLVDRGREILLRLCERVEAERPAGLDALYALTQAATEEFNALQDAFWEAGSEIETVAREEIAGDFWFVARSYGFADADVEKLIATRDW; encoded by the coding sequence ATGGCGGCGACGAACGAGCAGGTGGCGGAGCACGCGTTCCTGAAAGGGCTGTACCGGGACGGCTATTACCCGGATCACCTGGTGGACCGGGGCAGGGAGATCCTGCTGCGGCTGTGCGAGCGCGTCGAGGCCGAGCGGCCCGCCGGTCTCGACGCGCTGTACGCCCTCACCCAGGCCGCCACCGAGGAGTTCAACGCCCTGCAGGACGCCTTCTGGGAGGCGGGCAGCGAGATCGAGACCGTGGCCCGGGAGGAGATAGCCGGGGACTTCTGGTTCGTCGCCCGGTCCTACGGCTTCGCGGACGCGGACGTGGAGAAGCTGATCGCCACCCGGGACTGGTGA
- a CDS encoding class II aldolase/adducin family protein, translating to MTASSATPGRERTAVADACRRLGAEGLLIGTAGNVSVRVEDRVAVTATGAVLADLTPDQVTVVDLDGKVVTGDLQPTSELELHLGVYRRYGAGAVVHTHAPMATALSCVLDELPCIHYQLLALGGTVRVAPYATFGTPELAESVLDALDGRSAALMANHGALTHAPTLGKAVENALLLEWACGVYQRAAAMGRPRVLDEQQQLAVVEAAIARNYGATHPVPPAQEEVR from the coding sequence ATGACCGCCTCAAGCGCGACGCCGGGCAGGGAGCGGACCGCCGTGGCGGACGCCTGTCGGCGCCTGGGGGCCGAAGGCCTCCTCATCGGCACGGCAGGGAACGTGAGCGTACGCGTCGAGGACCGGGTCGCCGTCACCGCGACCGGCGCCGTCCTCGCCGACCTCACCCCGGACCAGGTGACCGTGGTCGACCTGGACGGCAAGGTCGTCACCGGGGACCTGCAGCCGACCTCGGAGCTGGAGCTGCACCTCGGCGTCTACCGCCGCTACGGAGCGGGCGCGGTCGTCCACACGCACGCCCCGATGGCCACCGCCCTCTCCTGCGTGCTTGACGAACTGCCGTGTATCCACTACCAGTTGCTCGCGCTCGGCGGCACGGTGCGGGTCGCGCCGTACGCCACGTTCGGCACGCCCGAACTCGCCGAGTCCGTGCTCGACGCGCTCGACGGCCGCAGTGCCGCCCTGATGGCCAACCACGGCGCGCTCACCCACGCCCCGACCCTCGGCAAGGCCGTCGAGAACGCGCTGCTCCTCGAATGGGCCTGCGGCGTCTACCAGCGCGCGGCGGCCATGGGCCGGCCGCGCGTTCTTGACGAACAGCAGCAGCTCGCGGTCGTCGAGGCCGCGATCGCCCGGAACTACGGCGCCACCCACCCCGTTCCACCCGCGCAGGAGGAAGTCCGATGA
- a CDS encoding RNA polymerase sigma factor — protein MTSGTHPATAYDDRPYTRGGTVDRTEVGALVQSAVDGDAAAWKGLVDGLSPLVWAVVRAHRLSDADGHEVYQTVWFRFAQHLGRIREPHKAGSWLASTARNECLKVIKGLRRLTPTDDPHLLDRASEDRTPEQSVLDSEEAAAQGERVRFLWQEFEALGERCRQLLRVLIATPPPSYQEVSAALGIAVGSIGPMRQRCLRRLRARLDARGAR, from the coding sequence ATGACGTCCGGGACGCACCCCGCCACGGCGTACGATGACAGGCCGTACACGAGGGGTGGGACGGTGGACCGTACTGAGGTCGGCGCGCTCGTCCAGTCCGCCGTCGACGGCGACGCGGCGGCCTGGAAGGGGCTGGTGGACGGGCTGAGCCCCCTGGTGTGGGCGGTGGTGCGCGCCCACCGGCTGTCGGACGCCGACGGGCACGAGGTGTACCAGACCGTCTGGTTCCGCTTCGCCCAGCATCTCGGGCGGATCCGCGAGCCGCACAAGGCGGGGTCCTGGCTCGCGAGCACCGCCCGCAACGAGTGCCTGAAAGTGATCAAGGGTTTGCGGCGGCTGACCCCGACCGACGATCCCCACCTGCTCGACCGGGCCAGCGAGGACCGCACGCCCGAGCAGTCGGTGCTGGACTCGGAGGAGGCGGCCGCCCAGGGCGAGCGCGTGCGGTTCCTGTGGCAGGAGTTCGAGGCGCTCGGCGAACGCTGCCGGCAACTGCTGCGGGTGCTGATCGCCACGCCGCCGCCCAGCTACCAGGAGGTGTCGGCGGCCCTGGGCATCGCCGTGGGCAGCATCGGCCCGATGCGCCAGCGGTGTCTGCGCCGCCTGCGCGCCCGACTCGACGCACGGGGAGCTCGGTGA
- a CDS encoding CHAT domain-containing protein, with protein sequence MTAGNDSVLELLPMVFAAPGDALSRAEAVLATDPTPLHASVAHQVIGIWQRDWGDVRLALDHLRRARDLAARSDSAEREADVLGTLGVALVHAGRTRQGLAAFERGVARGTGHTRARVLYRRAYSLWVLGRHREALEDVRRAIPVLRQAGDVIWTARARTLRATVHLALGAVERAEADFTAAEALWDTTGQEHDKADAVESRGLAAFHSGDVPAALRLLDEAQERYAKLGTPTFMLAIRRCEVLMAAGLAPEALAEADTAIGVLDGIGGQSTRKAELLLTAARAARLADDPGTATARAAVAERLFAGQRRTWWEAHARLVLIEGRAATGRRSGRLVADAARLAERLAAFQAPAAPEAWLLAGRIALDLGWAADAERYLRIAARSRRSGPPLARVTGWAAQALWARATGSGRGVLEACRRGLDVLDDHRTTLGASELRARASARGAELASLAQQFSLERGGPRQLLAWSERWRATALSTPPTRPPADPALLSGLTAFRVIASRAEAARRDGRPVPALEREQRRLEREIRSRTLHIRGVAPWGGDRFGGGRFDTGRLLDRLGEGRLVELAVLDGRVQVLLCGGGRVRRFAGGLLADAEREAEHVQAGLRRLAHPGAEGRLPVVEAMGRRLEELLLGEASGRLGPGPVVVVPPARLHRVPWALLPALRERVVSVSPSASGWLRARETEPPPDGRHVLVRGPGLATCGAEVPEVAGRYGAPVVLEHEDARVPRVLAELDGAALAHIAAHGTFRADSPMFSSLRMADGPLIVHDFERLARSPYRIILSSCDTARLASVGADELLGLVTALLPLGTAGVIASSAPVNDAAVVPLMLALHEGLRRGLSLAEALRDARAALPGDALHQATGWAFTAFGAA encoded by the coding sequence GTGACAGCGGGAAACGACTCGGTTCTCGAACTGCTGCCGATGGTCTTCGCCGCCCCGGGCGACGCGTTGTCGCGGGCGGAGGCAGTGCTCGCCACCGATCCGACGCCGTTGCACGCCTCGGTCGCCCACCAGGTCATCGGCATCTGGCAGCGGGACTGGGGGGACGTCCGTCTCGCCCTCGACCATCTGCGCCGCGCCCGGGACCTGGCGGCCCGCTCGGACTCGGCCGAGCGCGAGGCCGACGTCCTCGGCACGCTGGGCGTGGCGCTGGTGCACGCGGGCCGCACCCGGCAGGGGCTGGCCGCGTTCGAGCGGGGCGTCGCCCGCGGCACGGGCCACACCCGCGCCCGCGTGCTCTACCGGCGTGCCTACTCCCTGTGGGTGCTCGGCCGTCATCGCGAGGCGCTGGAGGACGTCCGCCGGGCGATACCCGTGCTGCGTCAGGCGGGCGACGTGATCTGGACGGCGCGCGCCCGCACCCTGCGGGCCACCGTGCATCTGGCCCTCGGGGCGGTGGAGCGGGCCGAGGCCGACTTCACCGCGGCCGAGGCGCTGTGGGACACCACCGGCCAGGAACACGACAAGGCGGACGCGGTGGAGAGCCGGGGGCTGGCCGCGTTCCACTCGGGGGACGTGCCGGCCGCACTACGGCTCCTCGACGAGGCGCAGGAACGGTACGCCAAGCTCGGCACGCCGACGTTCATGCTCGCCATCCGCCGCTGCGAGGTCCTGATGGCGGCCGGTCTCGCACCGGAGGCGCTGGCCGAGGCGGATACCGCGATCGGCGTGCTCGACGGGATCGGCGGACAGTCCACCCGCAAGGCGGAGCTGCTGCTGACGGCCGCGCGGGCGGCCCGGCTGGCGGACGATCCGGGGACGGCGACCGCCCGCGCGGCCGTGGCCGAGCGGCTCTTCGCGGGACAGCGGCGCACCTGGTGGGAGGCGCACGCGCGGCTCGTGCTGATCGAGGGCCGGGCGGCCACCGGACGCAGGTCGGGCCGGCTGGTCGCGGACGCCGCCCGGCTCGCCGAGCGGCTGGCGGCGTTCCAGGCGCCCGCCGCGCCGGAGGCCTGGCTGCTCGCGGGCCGGATCGCGCTGGACCTCGGCTGGGCCGCGGACGCCGAGCGGTATCTGCGGATCGCGGCGCGCAGCCGGCGCAGCGGTCCGCCGCTGGCCCGGGTGACGGGCTGGGCGGCCCAGGCACTGTGGGCGCGGGCCACCGGCTCCGGCCGGGGCGTGCTGGAGGCGTGCCGCCGCGGCCTCGACGTCCTCGACGACCACCGCACGACACTGGGGGCCTCGGAGCTGCGGGCCCGCGCGAGCGCGCGGGGCGCCGAACTGGCCTCACTGGCCCAGCAGTTCAGCCTGGAGCGGGGCGGCCCGCGGCAACTGCTGGCGTGGAGCGAGCGCTGGCGGGCCACGGCGCTTTCCACGCCGCCGACCCGGCCGCCGGCCGATCCGGCGCTGCTGAGCGGACTCACCGCCTTCCGGGTGATCGCCTCCCGTGCGGAGGCCGCCCGCCGGGACGGCCGGCCGGTGCCGGCGCTGGAACGCGAACAGCGGCGGCTGGAACGGGAGATCCGCTCCCGGACCCTGCACATCCGCGGGGTCGCGCCCTGGGGTGGCGACCGCTTCGGCGGCGGCCGGTTCGACACCGGGCGGCTGCTGGACCGGCTCGGCGAGGGGCGGCTGGTCGAACTGGCCGTGCTGGACGGCCGGGTGCAGGTGCTGCTGTGCGGGGGCGGGCGGGTGCGCCGGTTCGCGGGCGGGCTGCTGGCCGACGCGGAGCGGGAGGCCGAGCACGTCCAGGCCGGGCTGCGCCGGCTGGCCCATCCGGGCGCGGAGGGGCGGCTGCCGGTGGTGGAGGCGATGGGACGGCGGCTGGAGGAGCTGCTCCTCGGCGAAGCGTCCGGGCGGCTGGGGCCGGGCCCGGTCGTGGTGGTGCCGCCGGCCCGGTTGCACCGGGTGCCGTGGGCGCTGCTGCCGGCGCTGCGCGAGCGGGTGGTCAGCGTGTCGCCGTCGGCGAGCGGCTGGCTGCGGGCCCGGGAGACGGAGCCGCCCCCGGACGGACGGCACGTCCTCGTGCGCGGGCCGGGGCTGGCCACCTGCGGTGCGGAGGTCCCGGAGGTCGCCGGGCGGTACGGCGCGCCCGTCGTGCTGGAGCACGAGGACGCCCGGGTGCCGCGGGTGCTGGCGGAGCTGGACGGGGCGGCGCTGGCGCACATCGCCGCGCACGGCACGTTCCGCGCCGACAGCCCCATGTTCTCCTCGCTGCGCATGGCGGACGGGCCGCTGATCGTCCACGACTTCGAGCGACTGGCCCGCAGCCCGTACCGGATCATCCTCTCCAGCTGCGACACCGCCCGGCTCGCCTCGGTCGGCGCGGACGAACTCCTCGGTCTGGTCACGGCGTTGCTGCCGCTCGGCACGGCGGGAGTGATCGCGAGCAGCGCTCCGGTCAACGACGCGGCGGTCGTCCCCCTGATGCTGGCCCTGCACGAGGGCCTGCGCCGCGGTCTGTCCCTCGCCGAGGCCCTGCGGGACGCGCGGGCCGCGCTCCCGGGAGACGCCCTGCACCAGGCGACGGGCTGGGCGTTCACGGCGTTCGGCGCAGCGTGA